A genomic stretch from Telopea speciosissima isolate NSW1024214 ecotype Mountain lineage chromosome 7, Tspe_v1, whole genome shotgun sequence includes:
- the LOC122669349 gene encoding oil body-associated protein 1A-like, with protein sequence MATPPSIPGEPTQTGTALTDTAASTIQSFAPINKIHQHLCAFHFYGHDMTRQVEAHHFCSHQNEDVRQCLIYDSPESNARLIGVEYLITENLFLTLPDAEKPLWHSHEYEVKSGMLFLPGVPGPVQRQDLDKVCKTYGKTFHFWQIDRGDELPLGLPQLMMAFTRDGQLNTTLAQDVEKRFSVSFEEERMNRAYMTGPEHGIHPLANGGGKGLKTELRDTDYKPVDSVPRIFV encoded by the exons ATGGCAACACCACCGAGCATTCCAGGCGAACCCACCCAGACAGGCACGGCTTTGACAGACACGGCAGCGAGCACCATTCAATCCTTCGCTCCCATCAACAAAATCCATCAACACCTCTGCGC GTTCCATTTCTACGGCCACGATATGACGCGACAAGTAGAGGCGCATCATTTCTGCTCGCACCAGAACGAGGACGTGAGGCAATGCCTGATCTACGATAGCCCAGAATCAAACGCACGGCTGATCGGTGTAGAGTATCTCATAACGGAGAATCTTTTCCTGACTCTGCCCGACGCCGAGAAACCGCTTTGGCACTCCCACGAGTATGAAGTGAAGAGTGGGATGTTATTCCTGCCTGGGGTGCCCGGACCCGTGCAGAGGCAGGATCTTGATAAGGTGTGTAAGACCTACGGTAAAACCTTCCACTTCTGGCAGATCGACAGAGGAGATGAGCTCCCCCTCGGCTTGCCTCAACTCATGATGGCATTCACTAGGGATGGTCAGCTCAATACCACCCTCGCCCAAG ATGTAGAGAAGAGATTCAGTGTAAGCTTTGAGGAGGAAAGGATGAATAGGGCATACATGACAGGGCCAGAGCATGGAATACATCCGTTGGCAAATGGAGGGGGAAAGGGGCTGAAGACAGAGCTTAGAGACACAGATTACAAGCCAGTGGATTCTGTTCCTAGGATTTTTGTCTAA